The Streptomyces europaeiscabiei genome window below encodes:
- a CDS encoding DUF3499 domain-containing protein → MESRRGPLKSAVPSNVVSPVRRCSRTACGRPAVATLTYVYADSTAVLGPLATYAEPHCYDLCAEHSERLTAPRGWEVVRLLDASAPARPSGDDLEALANAVREAARPQQRAAEAGGGPRRADPMEVARRGHLRVLRSPDN, encoded by the coding sequence GTGGAGAGTCGTCGCGGCCCGCTCAAGAGTGCGGTACCGTCCAACGTCGTGAGCCCTGTACGTCGCTGTTCGCGCACCGCTTGCGGCCGCCCCGCCGTCGCGACGCTGACGTACGTCTACGCCGACTCGACCGCGGTCCTCGGCCCTCTCGCCACCTACGCCGAACCCCACTGCTACGACCTGTGCGCAGAGCACTCCGAGCGCCTCACCGCGCCGCGTGGCTGGGAGGTCGTACGGCTGCTCGACGCCTCGGCTCCCGCGCGCCCCAGCGGTGACGACCTGGAAGCGCTTGCCAACGCCGTGCGTGAGGCGGCCCGCCCGCAGCAGCGCGCCGCGGAGGCCGGCGGCGGCCCGCGCAGGGCGGACCCGATGGAGGTCGCCCGCCGCGGCCATCTCCGGGTGCTGCGCTCACCCGACAACTGA